The region CGCATGCTCAACGGCAGCCACTCCAGCCTCGCTTACCTGGGTTCGCTGGCAGGCTTTATAACCGTCGACCAGGCGATCCGCGACGATGACCTGCGCGGCTTCCTCGAACGGATGATGACGCAGGAAATCGCGCCGACGCTGCAACGCCCCGGCCTGGATGAATATCGCGACGAACTGGTGGCGCGCTTCCGCAATCCGGCGCTGAAACATCGCCTGCAGCAGATCGCCATGGACGGTTCGCAAAAATTGCCGCAGCGCCTGCTCGGCACCATCCGCGCACGCCTCGATGCGGGACTGCCTTGCGCGCGACTGTGTTTTGCCGTAGCGGGATGGATGCGTTACCTGCGCGGACAGGATGAAGCCGGGCTGGCGTATCCGGTCTCTGATCCGCTGGCGGAATCCCTGCAGGCGGCGGCACGCATCGCCGATGTTGACGCGTGCGTGGACGCCTTGCTGGCGATGGAAGCCGTGTTCGGTAATGATCTTGCCAAACGGGTGGAATTTGTTGCCGCAGTGAAGACATGCCTGCGCGACATCGAAGAACAAGGCGTGCTGAAGGCGCTGCAAGAAATCGGCGTGTAGCGATCAGACGGCAGCGGAAGCGCGCACCTTGCTCTTCGCCTCTTCGGTATCCTTCGCCGGCGGCAGGCCGAACATCCTGCCGTATTCGCGCGTAAACTGCGGCACGCTCTCATAGCCGACTGCAAACGCCGCGCTGCTGGCGCTGACGCCGTCGGCCAGCATCAACCTCCGGGCCTCGATCAGGCGCAACTGCTTCTGGAATTGCAGCGGCGACAACGAGGTCACGCTGCGGAAATGCTGATGGAACGACGACGGACTCATGCCCGCCACCGCCGCCAGGCGCTCTATCGGCAAGGCCTGCGCAAAGTCGCTTCGCAACACTTCCACCGCCCGCGCCACGCGCCGCGCCTGACTGTCCGGCCATCCCAGATTCCGAATCGCGGCGCCATGCTTGCCGGCCAGCAGCCAGTAATGCAGCTCGCGCGTCAATTGTGCCTGCAACACCGGCAACGCGGCCGGACGATCGAGCAAGCGCATCAGGCGCAGCGCGGCGTCGGCGACTTCGGCATCGGTCGGATCGACGCGCACGGGAGCCTGTGCAGCCGCAGGCGCGGCCTCCATCTGCATCGCCAGATCGGCGATCACCGCAGGATCGAGTTCCAGCACCAGCGACAGATAGGGCGCAGCCAGGCTCGCGCGCGTGATCTGGCTGACCGTCGGCACGTCGGCCGTGATCAGCAGCGAATCGCCGGCCGAGAACGCGAAGGCCTGCGCCCCCATGGCGACATGCTTGCTCCCCTGCAAGACCAGGCAAACCAGCGGCCGCGAAATCGCATACAGCAGGTCGCTGACCTCCGTCGCCCGCACGATGGTGAGCCCGGCGATGGAGGTGCGCGCCAATCCCTCCCGGTCGGCATGGGCGTCGGCGTAGCGCTGTACGGTATTGAGCAAGGTCGTCATGGTGCAAGCCTACCTCGCCGGCGATAGTCTTGCACGCGACTTGCGCGCGGCCTGGAGGATCAGGCAAGGAACGTCGAGTTTCGGGTAACCGGGCCCGTCCCCTGCGTTCGATACTGCGGCTTCCATCAACGCATCAGCACAGGAGCCACCTCATGACCAGCATCACCCTCGTTACCGGCGCCAGCCGCGGACTCGGCCGCAACACCGCCCTCAGCATCGCCCGCCACGGCGGCGACGTCGTCGTCACCTATCACAGCCGCAGCGACGAAGCGCAAGCCGTGGTCGCCGAAATCCAGTCGCTGGGCCGCAAAGCCGTCGCCCTGCAACTGGACACCGGCAACGTCGCCGCCTTCGCCGCCTTCGCCGAACGCCTGCGCGCAGCCTTGCGCGACACGTGGTCACGCGACACCTTTGATCACTTGGTCAACAACGCCGGCCACGGCGACT is a window of Herbaspirillum hiltneri N3 DNA encoding:
- a CDS encoding AraC family transcriptional regulator, translated to MTTLLNTVQRYADAHADREGLARTSIAGLTIVRATEVSDLLYAISRPLVCLVLQGSKHVAMGAQAFAFSAGDSLLITADVPTVSQITRASLAAPYLSLVLELDPAVIADLAMQMEAAPAAAQAPVRVDPTDAEVADAALRLMRLLDRPAALPVLQAQLTRELHYWLLAGKHGAAIRNLGWPDSQARRVARAVEVLRSDFAQALPIERLAAVAGMSPSSFHQHFRSVTSLSPLQFQKQLRLIEARRLMLADGVSASSAAFAVGYESVPQFTREYGRMFGLPPAKDTEEAKSKVRASAAV